Proteins co-encoded in one Ananas comosus cultivar F153 linkage group 15, ASM154086v1, whole genome shotgun sequence genomic window:
- the LOC109720885 gene encoding sucrose transport protein SUT1-like: protein MDHKGGGGAGGELELAGTRGPGAVERGNAAPATKPLSLAKLILACMVAGGVQYGWALQLSLLTPYVQTLGLSHALSSIMWLCGPIAGFVVQPCVGLWSDRCRSPLGRRRPFILVGCVLICCAVIVIGYSSDIGYALGDTKEHCSVYRGPRWHAAIVYVLGFWLLDFSNNAVQGPARALMADLSVGHFGPNAANAIFCSWMAFGNILGYSSGSSGKWHEWFPFLQTAACCEACANLKGAFFIAVILLIFSMSVTMIFAREVPLPPRNSGKADEEDGDGERMNFFAVFKAFKNLPPGMVSVLLVTGLTWLSWFPFILYDTDWMGREVYHGDPKGSPAEVAAYDRGVREGAFGLLLNSIILGLSSFLIEPLCRKFTAKLVWVISNFILFAAMAATAIISVWSLNDYRGSIQHAITADKDVRIAALVLFAALGFPLAVLFSVPFAVTAQIAANGGGGQGLCTGVLNISIVVPQVIVALGAGPWDALFGKGNIPAFALASAFSLVSAFVGFFMLPKLSKSNFKTAGVVGGH, encoded by the exons ATGGATCACAAgggcggaggaggagcaggCGGCGAGCTCGAGCTGGCAGGGACGAGGGGCCCAGGCGCTGTGGAGAGGGGGAACGCCGCGCCGGCCACGAAGCCCTTGAGCCTCGCGAAGCTCATCCTGGCCTGCATGGTCGCCGGCGGCGTCCAGTACGGATGGGCCCTGCAGCTCTCCCTCCTCACCCCCTACGTTCAG ACGCTTGGTTTATCCCATGCCCTTTCTTCGATTATGTGGCTTTGCGGCCCGATTGCAGGCTTTGTA GTTCAGCCTTGTGTTGGTTTATGGAGCGACAGATGCCGTTCGCCGCTCGGACGGCGGAGGCCATTTATTCTCGTCGGATGCGTGTTGATCTGTTGTGCT GTTATTGTAATTGGATATTCTTCCGACATCGGTTATGCCCTCGGCGACACGAAGGAACATTGCAG TGTTTACCGTGGGCCCCGGTGGCACGCAGCTATTGTGTATGTTCTCGGATTCTGGCTATTGGACTTCTCCAACAATGCTGTAcag GGTCCGGCTCGTGCACTAATGGCTGATCTCTCAG TGGGTCATTTTGGACCGAACGCTGCTAATGCGATCTTCTGCTCGTGGATGGCCTTTGGAAATATTCTAGGATATTCTTCGGGTTCTAGCGGGAAGTGGCACGA GTGGTTCCCTTTCCTTCAAACGGCAGCTTGCTGTGAAGCATGTGCAAATCTGAAGGGCGCATTTTTCATTGCTGTG ATCCTCCTAATCTTCTCCATGAGCGTAACAATGATCTTCGCTCGAGAAGTGCCCCTCCCTCCGCGCAACTCTGGCAAGGCCGATGAGGAGGACGGCGATGGAGAGAGAATGAATTTTTTCGCTGTGTTCAAGGCCTTCAAGAACTTACCTCCCGGAATGGTTTCGGTCCTTCTTGTCACCGGCCTTACATGG CTTTCCTGGTTCCCATTCATCCTCTATGACACTGACTGGATGGGTCGTGAAGTGTACCACGGTGATCCGAAGGGATCTCCAGCTGAGGTTGCCGCTTATGATCGTGGAGTCAGAGAAGGCGCATTTGGTTTGCTATTGAATTCG ATTATTCTCGGACTTAGCTCGTTCCTCATCGAACCACTTTGCCGGAAATTCACCGCAAAGCTCGTATGGGTGATAAGCAACTTCATTTTGTTTGCCGCAATGGCCGCCACGGCAATCATAAGCGTGTGGTCGCTGAATGACTACCGCGGTTCCATTCAGCACGCAATCACAGCTGATAAGGATGTTAGAATCGCAGCACTGGTCCTCTTCGCGGCCCTAGGATTTCCTCTTGCT GTTCTCTTCAGCGTCCCGTTCGCCGTTACCGCACAGATAGCAGCTAACGGGGGAGGCGGCCAAG GGCTGTGCACCGGGGTCTTGAACATTTCAATTGTCGTGCCACAG GTTATCGTAGCGCTAGGCGCAGGCCCATGGGACGCGCTGTTCGGAAAGGGCAATATCCCTGCGTTCGCCCTCGCCTCCGCCTTCTCGCTCGTCAGCGCCTTTGTGGGCTTCTTCATGCTGCCAAAGCTCTCCAAGAGTAACTTCAAAACTGCCGGTGTTGTCGGCGGCCATTGA